From a single Stomoxys calcitrans chromosome 4, idStoCalc2.1, whole genome shotgun sequence genomic region:
- the LOC106087088 gene encoding mucin-2 isoform X1 yields the protein MSDSSKHQQRTGATPIKNPLLSASVTGLTFDDFPNKPLLLPAAPPIVHVPSPPPPVTPTTLLGREHKSLVTVGSSSLDTENLDEINLNASAEDNTTTATIDTNANPLLEQTNTNDSILSQAASSFSALPSVASNVFSSFSKRITAISSRETTPSDPDPNGNFVPQPDIQPIYTQQQQYQQPSPTPPSNLVPQAATSLPFYAPPPAAALGGDFYSGSSAVPEASSLPPTEPPKFYSPAEVPSLPPSTAPAVPPPSAGGPNNFRFTAKKKLYAPIPGLSDQQQQHSAALFQPPPALSGPAAYDNNAAAYPPNDPFSQQPSYFNEERKSEERKAAGGGLFSKITNLAPTGVLQNITGLVQSAAGSITQTIKPETQPSGYEQQPTTGGNFGIVFDQGVPPPPPPAANYFAPNTLVEQQQANYPPPPPATGEIFQSNPSAAGFFQPQEGTFAQPPFLPATAVDSTAQVNFFNPSAAPAIFDPFQQNSQTTDASRPPRPSSRPANSFSETVPLAIPPSVVSSRPPSQPAVSTSIVGQNTPATSQTPVTFFNPLEATSAPVINPTPPPQVGFFDPTKYLPKLPTAPGQQLSQEATATPPTQIGFFDPSKYLPNTNQEPQAGTSLPPTGASVSGVPPPGGQVSSSYRLQKGTKLYKNPLTAQETAPVQVTPNSVFGVTPTQFPPTNFGGSPNVFHQTPAGPPPAVYNPFGQGAAPSLTPVANIFVPSAEPQSVALFASPATEVEEHRHQEVPLFAAPTQENTNTLLKAAPEEKENLSEREQVKLEPTPSAIPEVEDKQEPQIQTTEAVNPQYFFKPIEPAAEQAPAAELLQQTTNFFGSSQETQQFLQPIEPLQEPPIKQDATKTNEKETLITAIQDLTIATPTEPATAQPNLPPPKVPKGVVGDNPYRRGSAAEANKTAAVQPSLANFFTPTAATGTGDFSFFSSLPSAPDFSDLQGQSSNEAASNFLTTQRTEQQPQNQNLNFFNPSTTAEDTKPLEDISKQNLSTTSENIFNPKETEAKPQLSNFPKEDHSNQTPYPIDNKPQDLANPAFPQLPTSVGIIPAVTESPEEIHKHSEEAASTQQATPSIGFEGFLPQAGHSQSTPTNFFGTLSGENSGTELTTQLPSSIPTPLPSGNHSTDLFSQLSSPHINQSPSEEPPTSELSAHVPPPLGFENFMPTSAATKELLPNTTSQPESSAQDSQQQQQPQAPIVNNFSNYFNQTVSQETVKDTSSFFDNFSNQQSPARSVKNPPISSAAQASNEDQRIQNFFNNPPPKDADHVGDLNYDLVHSGLAIRNLQQRSLTPVSNLVEPPSSACSEFSTLNASEASVVKQEDTSRLEESSAVAEQSPLIKHYEELPEEVLKDLRMANMLQGEKTSPVASTSYKPAVKHWFYKRTVDAKQVWVPFSHYDSALLETSLIMEGEDKPEIVAVEGGRYDVNISERLKRSVYWDSEPIEVRRCSWFYKAVDSKYIPYEESTADVLEAEYKQAAESGVWHKTIILGMGEQVVFHGPTVIVHFQQQQNQDAWGGTTVSQTTTRPRVVKRDLEDFNIAQGESQKVDHLLFMVHGIGSACDLKMRSVEEVVEDFRSIAHQLVQSHYKNSADLGLVGRVEVLPISWHSHLHSIELGIDEKLRSITLESIPKLRNFTNDTLLDILFYTSPTFAQRIMNTIVVSLNEIYMKYRQRHPDFNGGVSLAGHSLGSLILFDLLCHQYPIKESEEKNLENPDQEFLPTEAAGTANAASSSTTRDSNKSESTPISYTMGPAGTGQPFINYGQLKFQPKKFFALGSPIGMFVTIRGIDKLGLDFRLPTCPGFYNIFHPYDPVAYRIEALVNPDLSSARPVLIPHHKGRKRMHLELKETMARVSTDIKQRFLDKFKLTFDTVNFFGQMTKSKKETEELMEKEVEKVIEMQMQMERQGNQQTQSPDQQATVSPNEEQKHQLTPPTSANQSIRTRTDSVSTAVSDDMMEVDFPLGKLNDSKRIDFVLQEAPLEFINEYIFALSSHVCYWDSEDTILFVMKEIYSGLGISPDSQVPQQTMTIERPSSRNSSLSIS from the exons AACATAAATCCCTGGTAACCGTTGGCTCCTCTTCTTTGGATACCGAAAATCTTGATGAAATCAATTTGAATGCTTCGGCGGAGGACAATACGACAACCGCAACAATCGATACAAATGCAAATCCCCTATTGGAGCAAACCAATACAAATGATTCGATATTAAGTCAAGCGGCCTCATCGTTCTCAGCTCTGCcttcggtggcctccaatgtgTTTTCATCATTTTCCAAGCGTATAACAGCCATATCGAGTCGCGAGACTACACCAAGTGATCCAGATCCAAATGGCAATTTTGTGCCACAACCGGATATACAGCCCATATATACACAGCAGCAACAGTATCAGCAACCATCACCAACACCACCATCAAATCTAGTGCCACAAGCAGCAACTAGTTTACCATTTTATGCTCCACCTCCCGCAGCCGCATTAGGAGGTGATTTTTATTCGGGAAG TTCTGCTGTTCCAGAAGCTTCATCTTTGCCTCCCACAGAACCACCAAAATTCTATAGCCCTGCCGAAGTCCCTTCTTTGCCACCTTCGACTGCTCCTGCAGTGCCTCCCCCTTCGGCAGGAGGACCAAATAATTTCCGTTTTACAGCCAAGAAAAAACTCTATGCTCCCATACCAGGCCTCTCGgatcaacagcaacaacattcgGCTGCACTATTTCAACCACCACCGGCATTAAGTGGCCCGGCGGCATATGACAATAACGCCGCTGCTTATCCCCCCAACGATCCCTTCAGCCAACAGCCTTCGTATTTCAACGAAGAGCGTAAATCTGAAGAACGCAAAGCGGCAGGAGGAggcttattttcaaaaatcaccaaTCTTGCCCCCACTGGTGTTCTGCAAAATATAACGGGACTAGTGCAATCGGCTGCGGGCTCTATAACCCAAACCATAAAACCTGAAACCCAGCCAAGTGGTTATGAACAGCAACCAACAACAGGTGGCAACTTTGGCATAGTCTTTGATCAAGGGGTACCACCTCCACCACCGCCCGCTGCTAATTATTTTGCCCCAAACACTTTGGTAGAGCAACAGCAAGCAAATTATCCACCACCTCCACCGGCCACAGGTGAAATATTTCAATCGAATCCTAGTGCTGCCGGATTTTTCCAGCCTCAAGAAGGCACTTTTGCTCAACCTCCCTTTTTACCTGCAACCGCTGTAGACTCGACAGCACaggtaaattttttcaatccCTCTGCAGCACCAGCAATATTTGATCCCTTTCAACAGAATTCCCAGACAACAGACGCCTCTAGGCCGCCAAGACCTTCGTCAAGACCGGCCAACTCGTTTAGCGAAACAGTTCCTTTGGCCATACCACCTTCGGTGGTTAGCAGTCGACCACCATCACAGCCTGCAGTCTCTACCAGCATAGTAGGACAAAATACTCCTGCTACTAGTCAGACACCGGTAACTTTCTTTAACCCCTTGGAAGCGACATCAGCACCAGTAATAAATCCAACACCACCTCCTCAAGTTGGATTTTTTGATCCTACGAAGTATTTGCCAAAACTTCCTACAGCCCCAGGGCAACAATTGTCACAAGAGGCCACAGCTACACCTCCAACCCAAATAGGATTTTTCGATCCTTCAAAATATTTGCCCAACACCAATCAGGAACCTCAAGCGGGAACTTCTTTGCCCCCAACAGGGGCAAGTGTTTCTGGTGTACCACCCCCAGGTGGACAGGTCTCATCGTCATATCGCCTACAAAAAGGAACAAAGCTCTATAAGAATCCTTTAACAGCCCAGGAGACAGCTCCCGTGCAGGTTACACCAAATTCAGTGTTTGGAGTGACCCCCACCCAATTTCCACCAACAAATTTTGGTGGAAGTCCCAACGTTTTCCATCAAACACCTGCAGGACCACCACCTGCCGTTTACAATCCTTTTGGGCAAGGCGCTGCTCCTTCGTTGACTCCAGTGGCAAATATTTTTGTGCCAAGTGCTGAACCGCAAAGTGTCGCACTATTCGCTTCGCCCGCCACAGAAGTCGAAGAACATAGACATCAGGAAGTTCCTTTGTTTGCTGCGCCTACTCAAGAAAACACTAACACTCTTTTAAAAGCAGCCCCTGAAGAGAAAGAAAACCTAAGTGAAAGAGAGCAAGTAAAACTCGAACCTACCCCAAGTGCAATTCCAGAGGTAGAAGATAAACAGGAACCCCAAATCCAAACCACTGAGGCAGTCAACCCACAATATTTCTTTAAACCCATTGAGCCGGCAGCAGAGCAGGCACCCGCTGCTGAACTTTTACAACAAACGACCAACTTTTTTGGTAGTTCACAAGAAACTCAACAATTCTTGCAGCCCATAGAACCACTCCAAGAACCACCAATCAAACAGGACGCAACTAAAACAAACGAAAAGGAAACTTTGATAACAGCAATACAAGATTTAACTATAGCCACTCCAACTGAACCGGCAACAGCACAACCGAATTTACCCCCTCCCAAAGTGCCCAAGGGAGTGGTGGGCGATAATCCCTATCGTAGAGGTTCCGCTGCTGAAGCGAACAAAACTGCTGCTGTTCAGCCAAGTCTGGCAAATTTCTTTACACCCACAGCAGCTACAGGAACTGGTGATTTTAGTTTCTTTTCCTCACTACCCTCAGCTCCTGATTTTAGCGATCTTCAAGGACAGTCATCCAACGAGGCAGCCTCAAATTTCTTAACCACACAAAGAACTGAGCAGCAAccacaaaatcaaaatttaaatttctttaatcCTTCTACAACTGCTGAAGATACGAAACCCTTAGAGGATATATCCAAACAAAATCTCTCTACTACTTCAGAAAATATCTTTAATCCCAAAGAAACTGAAGCTAAACCGCAATTATCAAATTTCCCTAAAGAAGATCACTCAAATCAAACCCCTTATCCCATAGATAATAAACCTCAGGATTTGGCAAATCCTGCATTTCCTCAATTACCCACAAGTGTGGGCATAATACCAGCAGTTACAGAAAGCCCTGAGGAAATACACAAACATTCTGAAGAAGCAGCAAGCACCCAGCAAGCAACTCCCTCCATAGGTTTCGAAGGTTTTCTACCACAGGCTGGCCATAGCCAATCAACACCCACGAATTTCTTTGGCACTCTCTCAGGTGAAAACTCTGGCACGGAGCTAACAACACAACTGCCTTCATCCATACCTACACCTTTGCCAAGTGGCAATCATTCAACCGATCTATTTTCCCAATTATCCTCACCACATATAAACCAGTCACCCAGTGAGGAGCCACCAACATCTGAGTTGTCTGCGCATGTACCACCCCCTTTGGGTTTTGAGAATTTTATGCCAACAAGTGCTGCGACGAAGGAATTATTACCGAACACAACATCGCAACCAGAGAGTTCAGCTCAAgattcacaacaacaacaacaaccacaggcACCTATAGTCAATAACTTTTCCAATTATTTCAATCAAACAGTATCTCAAGAGACTGTTAAGGATACTTCCtcattttttgataatttttctaACCAACAATCACCAGCTAGGAGTGTTAAAAATCCCCCCATATCGAGTGCCGCTCAGGCCTCCAACGAAGATcaacgcatacaaaatttcttcaataATCCCCCACCTAAAGACGCTGATCACGTGGGAGATCTAAACTACGATTTGGTACACAGCGGTTTGGCTATACGTAATTTACAACAACGTTCCCTAACGCCGGTGTCAAATTTAGTTGAACCACCCTCATCGGCTTGTTCGGAATTTTCCACCCTCAACGCCTCGGAGGCTTCGGTGGTAAAACAGGAGGATACCAGCCGCCTTGAAGAATCGAGCGCAGTAGCTGAGCAATCACCTTTGATCAAACATTACGAAGAATTACCTGAAGAGGTTCTTAAGGATTTACGCATGGCCAATATGTTGCAAGGCGAGAAGACATCACCGGTGGCAAGCACT tcCTATAAGCCAGCAGTGAAGCACTGGTTTTACAAGCGCACAGTTGATGCCAAACAAGTCTGGGTACCCTTCAGTCATTATGATTCGGCTTTATTGGAAACCAGTCTTATTATGGAAGGAG AAGACAAACCTGAAATCGTTGCCGTTGAAGGTGGCCGCTATGATGTTAACATTAGTGAGCGTCTCAAACGCAGTGTCTACTGGGACAGTGAACCCATAGAGGTGAGACGTTGCTCTTGGTTCTACAAGGCGGTCGATTCCAAATACATACCCTATGAGGAGAGTACAGCCGATGTCTTGGAGGCCGAATATAAACAAGCCGCCGAAAGTGGTGTCTGGCATAAGACAATCATTTTGGGCATGGGAGAGCAGGTGGTGTTCCATGGACCCACAGTCATAGTGCATTTTCAACAGCAACAGAACCAAGATGCCTGGGGAGGAACCACAGTGAGT CAAACTACAACACGACCTCGTGTGGTCAAACGTGATTTGgaagatttcaatatagcccaAGGGGAATCACAAAAAGTCGATCATTTATTATTCATGGTACATGGCATTGGTTCAGCTTGTGATCTGAAAATGAGATCCGTTGAGGAAGTTG TTGAAGATTTCCGTTCCATAGCCCATCAGTTGGTACAGTCCCATTATAAAAACTCTGCCGACTTGGGACTGGTGGGTCGTGTGGAGGTTCTACCCATTTCTTGGCATAGTCATTTGCATTCCATTGAATTGGGCATTGATGAGAAGTTGCGTTCTATTACTTTGGAATCTATACCCAAACTACGTAACTTCACCAATGACACTTTGCTCGATATACTTTTCTACACCAGTCCCACATTTGctcaaagaataatgaataccaTAGTAGTGTCGTTGaatgaaatttatatgaaatatcGCCAACGACATCCTGATTTTAATGGTGGTGTCTCTTTGGCCGGCCATAGCTTAGGTTCTCTTATTCTCTTTGATTTGTTGTGTCATCAGTATCCCATTAAGGAAAGCGAAGAAAAGAATCTCGAAAACCCAGATCAAGAATTTCTACCCACAGAAGCGGCAGGAACGGCAAACGCCGCCTCTTCATCTACGACAAGAGATAGCAATAAATCAGAATCAACTCCTATTAGCTATACAATGGGTCCAGCTGGAACTGGACAACCGTTTATAAACTATGGTCAATTAAAATTCCAGCCTAAGAAATTTTTCGCCCTAGGATCGCCCATAG GCATGTTTGTAACCATACGCGGTATTGACAAACTTGGCCTAGATTTCCGTCTTCCTACATGCCCTGGTTTCTACAACATCTTCCATCCCTATGATCCGGTGGCCTATCGCATTGAAGCCTTGGTTAATCCCGATTTGAGTAGTGCTCGTCCTGTGCTCATACCACATCACAAAGGTCGAAAACGCATGCATTTGGAGTTAAAAGAGACCATGGCCCGTGTTAGTACCGACATAAAGCAACGCTTTTTGGATAAATTTAAACTTACCTTTGATACTGTGAACTTTTTTGGTCAAATGACCAAATCCAAAAAGGAGACGGAGGAGTTGATGGAGAAAGAAGTTGAAAAG GTTAtagaaatgcaaatgcaaatggaaCGACAAGGCAATCAGCAAACACAATCACCAGACCAACAAGCAACAGTCTCACCCAACGAAGAGCAGAAACATCAATTGACGCCACCAACCAGCGCTAACCAATCAATTCGCACTCGCACAGATTCTGTATCGACGGCAGTCTCAGATGATATGATGGAGGTGGACTTCCCATTGGGTAAACTCAACGATTCAAAGCGTATTGACTTTGTTTTGCAGGAGGCACCATTGGAATTCATTAATGAATACATATTTGCATTAAGCAGTCATGTGTGCTATTG ggATTCTGAGGACACCATACTTTTCGTAATGAAGGAAATTTATTCTGGACTTGGCATAAGCCCCGACAGCCAAGTGCCCCAGCAAACGATGACAATTGAACGACCTAGTTCCCGTAATAGTAGCTTATCGATATCATAG